One Natrinema halophilum genomic window carries:
- a CDS encoding DUF7344 domain-containing protein, which yields MSSPLSTETTTAVDILAEPRRRYVLAAVLERSDAVPTARSSASERLTVDALATEVATMEHGRQIVSDEQCRQTAVALRHVHIPASD from the coding sequence ATGAGTTCGCCCCTGTCCACTGAGACGACTACCGCGGTCGACATCCTCGCGGAACCGCGACGGCGATACGTGCTCGCGGCAGTACTCGAGCGATCGGATGCAGTGCCGACGGCTCGCTCTTCGGCGTCCGAGCGGCTAACAGTCGACGCGCTCGCGACCGAGGTCGCGACCATGGAACACGGCCGCCAGATCGTTTCCGACGAGCAGTGCAGACAGACGGCCGTTGCGCTGAGACACGTCCACATCCCCGCGTCTGACTGA
- a CDS encoding PAS domain S-box protein has product MTDNASKRTNSSNGTDRSDSASSDAQPCDLSLDVSELSVLVTDCAVAMFDPSGAISAWNDGARQLIGYDEETIVGSHYRTFFTADVRESGQPERLLERSRSTGSVESDGWRVRHDGSRFWAREVIIPVREDGTLAHDDGLEADDMLGYAWFVRDRTERHDREQKLSEEKAFVESVFQAQPDVVYAFDSDDNHLEWNDRVPAVTGYTEAELAEMNPLEFIAPEDRDQIEDVIQQVLEENEYVTAEADLLTKDGRRIPYEFNSARITDEDGTVLGFTGVGRNVSERNARERALREEKAFTESILEAQPDVLYAYDTDGNLIQWNDQFECATGYGPDELADVNPLTFIAPEDREHLGDAIERILEDGERVTAESRVLTRTGDRIPYEFNSARITDDDGTVLGFTGVGRDISERKARERELERLERLNAIIRTIDETMVAADTRDEIETAIVEEFAAADPYRFAVIGRTDPTSTIDQYSLDPVTWAGIDAPTIEDVFSSFVDPPADAGETSLFETRAVQRYRNLRESPVGEWRADAREHGYDSVAVVPIVATDRTFGALVVGADEPDAFADREREVLQEFGGTIGHAINAMVVRQLLYMDTVDELEFESTDRGDTCIRLSEGLDCELSLDHVLPLTDEVFVYYLTVTGAAPERIRDGVREDDAVTEFRLIDATGEESYWEIVVRGSAIAELLTEYGARLQSKIVRNGVGKLTVQASRDADLRELVDGITSAYPDTELVSKRTVDRPVETRGDFRNTVESLLTEKQRLALEAAYHGGYFEWPTRNSDATEVADRLGIARQTFHQHLRVALEKLLSAYFGTTN; this is encoded by the coding sequence ATGACCGATAATGCGTCGAAACGAACGAACTCGTCGAACGGGACAGACCGTAGCGATAGCGCATCGTCAGACGCGCAGCCGTGCGATCTCAGCCTCGACGTCAGCGAATTGAGTGTACTGGTGACCGACTGCGCTGTCGCGATGTTCGACCCCAGCGGAGCGATCTCCGCGTGGAACGACGGTGCGAGGCAATTGATCGGTTACGACGAAGAGACGATCGTCGGATCGCACTATCGCACGTTCTTTACGGCAGACGTCCGCGAATCCGGCCAGCCGGAGCGGTTGCTCGAGCGGTCCCGATCGACCGGAAGCGTCGAGAGCGACGGCTGGCGTGTCCGACACGACGGGAGCAGGTTCTGGGCTCGAGAAGTGATCATCCCGGTCCGCGAGGACGGAACGCTCGCTCACGACGATGGTCTCGAGGCCGACGATATGCTGGGGTACGCGTGGTTCGTCCGCGACCGCACCGAGAGACACGATCGCGAACAGAAACTGAGCGAGGAGAAGGCCTTCGTCGAAAGCGTGTTCCAGGCACAACCGGACGTCGTCTACGCATTCGACTCAGACGACAATCACCTCGAGTGGAACGACCGGGTTCCGGCAGTGACGGGGTACACCGAAGCGGAATTAGCCGAGATGAATCCGCTCGAATTCATCGCACCGGAGGACCGTGATCAAATCGAGGACGTGATCCAGCAGGTACTCGAGGAAAACGAGTACGTCACCGCCGAAGCAGACCTCCTCACAAAAGACGGGCGGCGAATTCCATACGAATTCAACAGCGCCCGCATCACCGACGAGGACGGCACCGTCCTGGGGTTTACCGGCGTCGGAAGAAACGTAAGCGAACGAAACGCTCGCGAGCGGGCACTCCGGGAGGAGAAGGCGTTCACGGAGAGCATCCTTGAAGCTCAACCGGACGTTCTCTACGCCTACGACACCGACGGAAACCTCATCCAGTGGAACGACCAGTTCGAATGCGCGACCGGTTACGGACCGGACGAACTCGCCGACGTAAACCCGCTCACCTTCATCGCACCGGAGGATCGGGAGCACCTCGGCGATGCGATCGAGCGCATCCTCGAGGATGGTGAACGGGTCACCGCCGAAAGCCGGGTTCTCACCAGGACGGGAGACCGTATTCCCTACGAGTTCAACAGCGCCCGCATCACAGACGATGACGGCACCGTCCTGGGGTTTACCGGCGTCGGTCGCGATATCAGCGAACGCAAAGCCCGCGAGCGGGAACTGGAGCGCCTCGAACGTCTCAATGCGATTATTCGAACGATCGACGAGACGATGGTCGCTGCAGACACTCGCGATGAGATCGAGACGGCGATCGTCGAGGAGTTTGCAGCCGCCGATCCGTACCGGTTTGCGGTCATCGGGCGGACCGATCCCACTTCGACGATCGATCAATATTCACTCGATCCCGTCACCTGGGCTGGTATCGACGCTCCGACGATCGAAGACGTCTTTTCGTCGTTCGTCGACCCGCCTGCTGACGCGGGCGAAACATCGTTGTTCGAAACGCGGGCCGTCCAGCGGTATCGAAACCTCCGCGAGAGCCCCGTCGGCGAGTGGCGGGCCGATGCCCGCGAACACGGGTACGACTCGGTCGCGGTCGTGCCGATCGTCGCGACCGATCGGACGTTCGGCGCTCTCGTCGTCGGCGCCGACGAACCGGATGCATTCGCCGATCGCGAGCGAGAGGTGCTCCAGGAATTCGGCGGGACGATCGGCCACGCCATCAACGCGATGGTAGTCCGCCAGCTCCTGTATATGGACACCGTCGACGAACTCGAGTTCGAATCGACGGACCGGGGAGATACCTGCATCAGGTTGTCCGAGGGCCTCGATTGCGAACTGTCGCTCGACCACGTGCTGCCGCTGACCGACGAGGTGTTCGTCTATTACCTCACCGTTACCGGAGCCGCTCCCGAGCGAATTCGCGATGGCGTTCGGGAGGACGATGCAGTCACTGAATTTCGTCTCATCGACGCCACCGGCGAGGAAAGCTACTGGGAAATCGTCGTCCGTGGATCCGCGATTGCCGAACTGCTCACGGAGTACGGCGCGCGACTGCAGTCGAAAATCGTCCGCAACGGCGTCGGGAAGCTTACGGTGCAGGCGAGTCGCGATGCGGACCTGCGGGAACTCGTCGACGGAATCACGTCCGCGTACCCCGATACGGAACTCGTCTCGAAACGAACCGTCGACCGACCGGTCGAAACGCGAGGCGACTTTCGCAACACCGTCGAATCGTTGCTGACCGAGAAACAGCGCCTCGCCCTGGAGGCTGCCTACCACGGCGGTTATTTCGAGTGGCCGACGCGAAACAGCGACGCAACCGAAGTCGCAGACCGACTCGGGATCGCCCGTCAGACGTTTCATCAGCACCTCAGAGTCGCTCTCGAGAAATTACTTTCAGCATACTTCGGGACGACTAACTGA
- a CDS encoding shikimate dehydrogenase — protein MDVYGLLGNPVGHSLSPPMHEAAYDELELEARYATFEPDRESLSDAIHGADALGIAGLNVTIPFKRDALEIVAPEDLAARIGAVNTIDFSGSGPPTGYNTDAVGALRALRDHDVAIEGARAVVVGAGGAGRAIAFGLADAGATVAIANRTEQKAHELAAEVPRATGYGLAEIDQLVANADVVVNATSVGMENDVSPVPADSLHAELAVLDAVYRPLKTRLLRDAAAAGATTVDGAWMLLYQGVEAFEIWTDRDAPVGAMNDALRTRL, from the coding sequence ATGGACGTATACGGTCTGCTCGGCAATCCGGTAGGACACTCGCTGTCCCCGCCGATGCACGAGGCGGCCTACGACGAACTCGAACTCGAGGCTCGCTACGCAACCTTCGAACCCGACCGGGAGTCGCTCTCGGACGCGATTCACGGCGCTGATGCGCTCGGCATCGCGGGGCTGAACGTGACGATTCCATTCAAGCGAGACGCCCTCGAAATCGTCGCGCCCGAAGATCTGGCTGCCCGGATCGGCGCCGTCAATACCATCGACTTCTCGGGATCCGGACCGCCAACGGGGTACAACACGGACGCTGTCGGTGCGTTACGCGCGTTGCGCGATCACGACGTGGCGATCGAGGGGGCACGAGCGGTCGTCGTTGGCGCCGGCGGTGCCGGTCGAGCGATCGCATTCGGTCTCGCCGACGCCGGTGCGACCGTCGCGATCGCCAATCGGACCGAGCAGAAAGCACACGAACTGGCCGCGGAGGTGCCACGCGCAACCGGCTACGGGCTCGCGGAGATCGACCAACTGGTGGCGAACGCCGACGTGGTGGTCAACGCGACGAGCGTCGGCATGGAAAATGACGTCTCGCCGGTACCAGCTGACTCGCTTCACGCGGAACTCGCCGTTCTGGATGCCGTCTACCGCCCGCTCAAAACGCGATTATTGCGTGACGCCGCCGCCGCCGGGGCGACGACCGTCGATGGCGCGTGGATGTTGCTCTACCAGGGCGTCGAGGCGTTCGAAATTTGGACCGATCGGGACGCGCCCGTTGGGGCCATGAACGATGCACTACGGACGCGGTTGTGA
- a CDS encoding DUF7344 domain-containing protein yields MHENEWVQSLLAEPTGETLDMDEETLNRTLKVLRAPRRRAVCTVLERRRESVSVSDLATAVLELETDGETDNSEKPAEEYASVTCSLVHSHLPALADANLVSYDVDEKRVSFATDDPQWEANWLLEGLLSDAEDSLQTAEADDDRLETPRISDEMASETPAVEGSATVEPVADDDRMLWTLARPPAGRSHSGGRSSSREISTRSEPSSAVGEPHDGTPPT; encoded by the coding sequence ATGCACGAGAATGAATGGGTTCAGTCCCTCCTCGCGGAACCGACCGGCGAAACGTTGGACATGGATGAGGAGACACTGAACCGAACGCTCAAAGTACTTCGTGCGCCGCGGAGACGGGCGGTCTGTACCGTCCTCGAGCGCCGACGCGAATCCGTTTCCGTCTCGGATCTCGCCACGGCGGTCCTCGAACTGGAAACTGACGGCGAAACTGACAATTCCGAAAAGCCTGCCGAGGAATACGCGTCCGTCACCTGTTCGCTCGTCCATTCTCATCTGCCCGCTCTGGCGGATGCGAACCTCGTGTCGTATGATGTCGACGAAAAGCGCGTTTCGTTCGCCACCGACGACCCGCAGTGGGAGGCGAACTGGTTGCTCGAGGGGCTGCTGTCCGATGCCGAAGACTCCCTCCAAACAGCCGAAGCGGACGACGATCGACTCGAGACGCCACGCATTTCGGACGAAATGGCGTCCGAGACTCCAGCGGTTGAGGGGTCGGCGACGGTCGAACCGGTCGCTGATGACGACAGGATGCTCTGGACGCTGGCTCGGCCACCCGCCGGGCGTTCGCACAGCGGGGGACGGTCGTCGTCTCGAGAAATCTCGACTCGTTCGGAACCGTCGTCGGCTGTGGGCGAACCGCACGACGGAACGCCTCCGACCTGA
- the ftsZ gene encoding cell division protein FtsZ, translating into MDSIIDDAIDEAESGDPSGDPHDAPAEGRSPDGDATGSQQTGTMTDDELEDVLQDLQTDITVVGCGGAGGNTINRMHEEGIHGAKLVAANTDVQHLVEIDADTKILMGEEKTGGRGAGSLPQVGEEAALESQQDIYDAIDGSDMVFVTAGLGGGTGTGSAPVVAKAAREAGALTISIVTTPFTAEGEVRRTNAEAGLERLRDVSDTVIVVPNDRLLDSVGKLPVRQAFKVSDEVLMRSVKGITELITKPGLVNLDFADVRTVMERGGVAMIGLGEADSEAKAEDSVKTALRSPLLDVDISGASSALVNVTGGNDMAIEEAEGVVEEIYDRIDPDARIIWGTSIDESLEGSMRTMIVVTGVQSPQIYGRPDGEATVQPETPAQGDDIDFVN; encoded by the coding sequence ATGGACTCTATCATCGACGACGCAATCGACGAGGCTGAAAGCGGGGACCCGTCTGGGGACCCCCACGACGCGCCGGCAGAGGGACGATCACCCGACGGTGACGCGACCGGCAGTCAGCAAACGGGGACGATGACCGACGACGAACTGGAAGACGTTCTGCAGGACCTCCAGACTGATATCACGGTCGTCGGCTGCGGTGGTGCCGGTGGAAATACGATCAATCGGATGCACGAAGAGGGCATTCACGGCGCGAAACTCGTCGCCGCCAACACCGACGTCCAGCACCTAGTCGAGATCGATGCCGACACGAAAATCCTCATGGGCGAGGAAAAGACCGGCGGCCGGGGAGCCGGCTCGCTTCCACAGGTAGGTGAGGAAGCGGCGCTCGAGAGTCAACAGGACATCTACGACGCCATCGACGGCTCGGACATGGTCTTCGTGACGGCCGGACTTGGCGGTGGTACCGGTACCGGTTCGGCACCGGTTGTCGCGAAAGCCGCACGCGAGGCCGGCGCGCTGACCATCTCCATCGTCACGACGCCGTTTACCGCCGAAGGCGAAGTTCGGCGCACCAACGCGGAAGCCGGTCTCGAACGACTCCGCGACGTTTCGGACACGGTCATCGTCGTCCCCAACGATCGGCTGCTCGATTCTGTCGGAAAACTGCCCGTCCGGCAAGCGTTCAAAGTCTCAGACGAAGTCCTGATGCGCTCGGTCAAGGGAATCACGGAACTCATCACGAAACCCGGTCTCGTCAACCTCGACTTCGCCGACGTCCGCACCGTCATGGAACGGGGCGGCGTTGCCATGATCGGCCTCGGCGAGGCAGATTCCGAAGCCAAGGCAGAGGACTCCGTCAAGACCGCGCTCCGTTCGCCGCTGCTCGACGTGGACATCTCCGGCGCGAGTTCCGCGCTCGTCAACGTGACCGGCGGCAACGACATGGCCATCGAAGAAGCCGAAGGCGTCGTCGAAGAAATATACGATCGGATCGACCCCGACGCCCGCATCATCTGGGGAACCTCGATCGACGAGAGCCTCGAGGGCAGTATGCGGACGATGATCGTCGTTACCGGCGTTCAATCGCCCCAGATCTACGGGCGTCCCGATGGCGAGGCCACCGTCCAGCCCGAAACGCCCGCACAGGGAGACGACATCGACTTCGTCAACTGA
- a CDS encoding 2Fe-2S iron-sulfur cluster-binding protein, with protein MTAYTIEFVGTGETITCTDKETILSRCLEEGIAQEYSCRVGMCLACSAEILEGDVTQPAARGLTDQEAENYALTCMARPQSDLKLDRGKYPPSIEADIEADTAGDGAVADD; from the coding sequence ATGACAGCGTACACTATCGAGTTCGTCGGGACGGGTGAGACGATCACCTGTACCGACAAGGAAACGATCCTCAGCCGGTGTCTCGAGGAGGGGATCGCACAGGAGTACTCCTGCCGGGTCGGGATGTGCCTGGCCTGTTCCGCCGAAATCCTCGAGGGCGACGTCACCCAGCCGGCTGCTCGCGGCCTGACCGACCAGGAAGCCGAGAACTACGCGCTGACCTGTATGGCTCGCCCGCAGTCGGACCTGAAACTCGACCGGGGCAAGTATCCGCCGAGCATCGAGGCCGACATCGAGGCCGATACCGCAGGCGACGGCGCGGTTGCCGACGACTGA
- a CDS encoding helix-turn-helix transcriptional regulator, translating into MKGEPLEDDLEADLLELVRRHEVFEILTDEALEKPELAAALEVSPATTHRILASFRDKDWITRTDSGYALTPLGTQMGRAVGTYRSAVAETRRLAPLYETVSTANLPVDVDMDWFADATVTVIEPRDPYRPLNRFVDLLEETSSLRGCDTTSVAPTYVDDIHDRILDGMSVEIVFEAPVIDRLASEYADLTEVAFERENLRLWALDELPFGVALFDDRVGIGGYDAESGVLSVFADTNDSDAYAWGERLFEQYRAAADRVI; encoded by the coding sequence ATGAAGGGGGAGCCGCTCGAGGACGATCTCGAAGCCGACCTGCTGGAACTGGTCCGCCGACACGAAGTTTTCGAGATTCTGACCGACGAGGCACTCGAGAAGCCCGAACTCGCCGCGGCTCTCGAGGTATCACCGGCGACGACACACCGAATTCTCGCATCGTTTCGCGACAAGGATTGGATTACACGAACTGACAGTGGATACGCGCTCACGCCACTGGGAACGCAGATGGGACGAGCGGTGGGAACCTACCGGTCCGCAGTCGCGGAGACGCGACGGCTAGCACCGCTGTACGAGACGGTTTCGACCGCGAACCTCCCCGTCGACGTCGATATGGACTGGTTCGCGGATGCCACCGTCACGGTGATCGAACCGCGCGATCCGTACCGGCCGTTGAACCGTTTCGTCGACTTGCTCGAGGAAACGTCGTCGCTCCGCGGGTGCGATACGACGTCAGTCGCGCCCACGTACGTCGACGATATCCACGACCGCATTCTCGACGGCATGTCGGTCGAAATCGTCTTCGAAGCGCCTGTGATCGACCGGCTCGCGTCGGAATACGCCGACCTCACCGAGGTCGCCTTCGAACGGGAGAACCTCCGTCTCTGGGCGCTCGACGAGCTCCCGTTCGGAGTAGCGCTGTTCGACGACCGGGTAGGGATCGGCGGTTACGACGCGGAGTCGGGAGTTCTCTCTGTTTTCGCAGATACGAACGACTCCGACGCGTACGCATGGGGTGAACGGCTCTTCGAACAGTATCGGGCGGCGGCGGACCGGGTCATCTAG
- a CDS encoding MBL fold metallo-hydrolase: MTDRSDDADRPDDDHPSIAPDAMADRLQSGDPLTVLDVRNRDEFERWHLEGDAVEAAQIPHVRFIQAEATGRVDDLVDDLSEPIVAVCGHGDASAHAVGLLREAGIEARNLAGGMDAWADLYELRELEVETDVRIFQYDRPSSGCLAYSIISGSEAAVIDPLLSFADRYVADAVDLGAELAYAVDTHVHADHVSGVRALASEADAEAMVPSAARARGLDFDATTLEDGDEFEVGEATLSTVATPGHTTESIALSLYTALFTGDTLFLEGVGRPDLEGDSEGAAVAARRLYESLQERVLELPSETVIAPGHYSDAADPHEDGTRTYTARLETLRDQLPALSMAEDEFVSHATNDLPPRPSNHERIVAINLGLEDVDPETAFELELGPNNCAVADYSSR, translated from the coding sequence ATGACCGATCGGAGCGATGACGCTGACCGACCAGATGACGACCACCCCTCGATCGCTCCCGATGCGATGGCTGACCGGTTGCAATCCGGCGACCCACTGACCGTCCTCGACGTCCGCAATCGCGACGAGTTCGAACGCTGGCACCTGGAGGGGGACGCCGTCGAGGCCGCCCAGATCCCACACGTTCGGTTCATCCAGGCCGAGGCGACGGGCAGGGTAGACGACCTCGTGGACGATCTTTCGGAACCGATCGTCGCAGTCTGTGGTCACGGAGATGCAAGCGCCCACGCCGTCGGACTCCTCCGCGAGGCGGGCATCGAAGCGCGCAATCTCGCCGGCGGGATGGACGCCTGGGCCGACCTGTATGAGTTGCGTGAACTCGAGGTCGAGACGGACGTCCGGATCTTTCAGTACGACCGCCCGTCGAGCGGCTGTCTCGCGTATTCGATCATCAGCGGCAGTGAAGCGGCGGTTATCGATCCGCTGCTTTCGTTTGCGGACCGGTACGTCGCGGACGCCGTCGACCTCGGTGCCGAGCTCGCGTACGCCGTCGATACGCACGTCCACGCGGATCACGTAAGCGGCGTCCGCGCCCTCGCGTCGGAAGCCGATGCCGAAGCGATGGTTCCGAGCGCCGCCCGCGCTCGCGGTCTCGACTTCGACGCCACCACCCTCGAGGATGGAGACGAATTCGAGGTCGGCGAAGCGACGCTTTCGACGGTGGCGACGCCCGGTCACACGACCGAATCGATCGCCCTCAGTCTGTACACCGCCCTGTTTACCGGCGACACGTTGTTCCTCGAGGGCGTCGGCCGCCCCGATCTGGAGGGCGACAGCGAGGGGGCGGCAGTCGCCGCACGGCGACTGTACGAGAGCCTGCAGGAGCGTGTTCTCGAGTTGCCATCAGAGACGGTGATCGCGCCGGGCCACTATAGCGACGCCGCAGATCCGCACGAAGACGGGACCAGAACCTATACCGCCCGACTTGAGACGTTGCGCGATCAACTCCCGGCGCTCTCGATGGCCGAAGACGAATTCGTCTCTCACGCAACGAACGATCTCCCGCCCCGGCCGTCAAACCACGAACGGATCGTCGCGATCAATCTCGGACTCGAGGACGTCGATCCCGAGACGGCGTTCGAACTCGAACTTGGCCCGAACAACTGTGCGGTTGCCGACTATAGTAGTCGTTGA
- a CDS encoding D-aminoacyl-tRNA deacylase, which translates to MSTIAIVESRADRASEHICDQLRDCVDWDRDEDDVRTDADGGGTYYRTDGAELRSFDELHIDLERPAAAFDCDPDLLVFASRHSGDTGALLTGHFTGNFGPAEFGGEPDSLAEAAPNALARLLASFDEYGPEEYDVGIECTHHGPTDVGCPSLFAELGSGDEQWDDPAGAEAVARAILDLRDVDPRRERQIVGFGGNHYAPRFERVVRETPWAVGHIASDWALEAIDHPTAHRDVVERAFEASDAGIALLDGEWPVLEETLGGMDCRVVSETWLREVGDRPLALVDAIESDLGAIDDGIRFGDRRTESVTVVDLPADLVTTAEGIDHDCVRTIVERNVVAFATDNGGSRVGSQAAVPATGTEGGPDGDAEADSSDPRTAIVEGLAEILEAKFDSVRIEDEAVVAEETAFDPELAREVGVPEGPKFGALAEGDSVTVDGETVRPERVRTERTRRFPI; encoded by the coding sequence ATGTCCACGATCGCGATCGTCGAAAGCCGTGCCGATCGTGCCTCTGAACACATCTGCGATCAACTTCGTGATTGCGTCGATTGGGACCGAGACGAAGACGACGTTCGAACGGATGCCGACGGCGGTGGTACCTACTACCGGACCGATGGGGCCGAACTCCGCTCGTTCGACGAGTTACACATCGACCTCGAGCGCCCGGCGGCGGCCTTCGACTGCGATCCTGACCTGCTCGTGTTCGCATCGCGCCATTCTGGTGACACTGGAGCGTTGTTGACGGGCCATTTTACGGGCAACTTCGGCCCGGCGGAGTTCGGCGGCGAACCCGATTCGCTCGCCGAAGCCGCCCCGAACGCCCTGGCTCGCCTGCTCGCGTCGTTCGACGAGTACGGACCTGAGGAGTACGACGTCGGCATAGAGTGTACCCACCACGGCCCGACCGACGTCGGCTGTCCGTCGTTGTTCGCGGAACTCGGCAGCGGCGACGAACAGTGGGACGACCCCGCCGGTGCCGAGGCCGTCGCCCGCGCCATTCTCGATCTTCGAGACGTCGACCCCCGTCGCGAGAGACAGATCGTCGGCTTCGGCGGCAACCACTACGCTCCGCGGTTCGAACGGGTCGTCCGCGAGACGCCGTGGGCGGTCGGCCACATCGCCTCCGACTGGGCCCTCGAAGCGATCGACCACCCGACGGCCCACCGCGATGTCGTCGAGCGGGCCTTCGAGGCGAGCGATGCTGGGATCGCTCTCCTCGACGGCGAGTGGCCGGTCCTCGAGGAAACCCTCGGAGGCATGGACTGCCGCGTCGTCAGCGAGACCTGGCTGCGCGAGGTCGGCGATCGCCCGCTCGCGCTCGTCGACGCGATCGAGTCCGATCTCGGGGCGATCGACGACGGAATTCGCTTCGGCGACCGGCGTACAGAGTCGGTTACAGTCGTCGACTTGCCTGCAGACCTCGTCACGACAGCGGAAGGAATCGATCACGACTGCGTCAGAACGATCGTCGAACGAAACGTGGTCGCGTTCGCGACCGACAACGGCGGTAGCCGCGTCGGCTCGCAAGCGGCGGTCCCTGCGACGGGAACCGAGGGCGGCCCCGACGGCGATGCCGAAGCCGATTCGAGCGACCCGCGCACCGCGATTGTCGAGGGGCTGGCCGAAATTCTCGAGGCGAAATTCGATTCGGTTCGGATCGAAGACGAGGCGGTCGTCGCCGAAGAGACGGCGTTCGATCCCGAACTGGCACGAGAGGTCGGCGTGCCCGAGGGACCGAAGTTCGGTGCGCTCGCCGAGGGCGACTCGGTTACGGTCGACGGAGAAACGGTCAGACCAGAGAGAGTTCGAACCGAGCGAACGCGCCGATTTCCGATATAG
- a CDS encoding helix-hairpin-helix domain-containing protein gives MAILQKLKSLLGFDGSDSDRGGTRDVGVTVEREGSTDDGTRASVGADRDEQAEKRSVEPPQSAAAGSGTAGSTESLTESTDTTEEAAEPAEATGPETEDASPTTEKTPDRSDGESPVQEAEPDAPVDADAATEAQTETETASDDAEDGSESTVAPTDGDTTDSAVDVTDDESAVGADTKPETGPTDDETKSEPETKTDTETEATSETDDSASESESESESESESEPESTTQEPVDSIKGIGPAYADRLAGAGVDTVSELADADATDLAEQTDISETRIQGWIDRAEVR, from the coding sequence ATGGCAATCCTCCAGAAGCTAAAGTCCCTGTTGGGGTTCGATGGGTCGGACTCGGATCGCGGGGGCACTCGAGATGTCGGGGTAACGGTCGAGCGAGAAGGATCGACGGACGACGGTACGAGAGCGTCCGTTGGTGCTGATCGGGACGAACAAGCGGAAAAGCGGAGCGTCGAGCCGCCGCAGTCGGCCGCAGCCGGTTCCGGAACAGCAGGCTCGACGGAGTCGCTGACGGAGTCGACGGACACCACGGAGGAGGCCGCCGAACCAGCGGAAGCGACGGGTCCAGAGACGGAAGATGCCTCACCGACGACGGAGAAAACGCCCGATCGCTCCGACGGAGAGTCACCCGTTCAGGAGGCCGAACCCGACGCACCCGTCGATGCGGACGCTGCAACAGAAGCCCAAACCGAAACCGAGACAGCGTCCGATGATGCCGAGGACGGGTCGGAATCGACAGTGGCACCAACTGACGGCGATACGACCGACTCGGCAGTCGACGTGACGGACGACGAGTCAGCGGTCGGTGCAGATACCAAACCGGAGACCGGTCCGACGGACGATGAGACTAAGTCGGAACCGGAAACGAAAACGGACACCGAAACGGAAGCAACATCGGAGACGGACGATTCTGCATCCGAATCCGAATCCGAATCCGAATCCGAATCCGAATCCGAACCAGAGTCGACCACCCAGGAGCCGGTCGATTCGATCAAAGGTATCGGCCCGGCCTACGCCGACCGTCTCGCTGGTGCAGGCGTCGATACCGTCAGCGAACTTGCCGACGCTGACGCCACCGACCTTGCCGAGCAGACCGACATCTCCGAAACGCGCATTCAGGGCTGGATCGACCGCGCCGAAGTCAGGTAA
- a CDS encoding rubrerythrin family protein, with amino-acid sequence MDSDEFRSAIEETMSVELERLGSSKTLVALTDADLTVERVVRTVANSERAAADTFEAWADDEDHEGARKTFDALGSQERDHYDQVVALLEGDHDADDAAGGPMHERLRSLETATDRLGGVVGRSLVSDRMHLQVINFFVNESDERRADAFRDLRTETAAQGDRASSLLEDVCDGSGDWNRAQERAEDVIAVAYESYADSLDDLGLDPKPIC; translated from the coding sequence ATGGACAGCGACGAATTCCGGTCCGCAATCGAGGAGACGATGTCTGTCGAACTCGAACGCCTCGGATCGTCCAAGACGCTCGTCGCGCTCACCGACGCGGACCTGACGGTCGAGCGGGTCGTTCGAACTGTAGCGAATAGCGAACGCGCCGCCGCGGACACCTTCGAGGCGTGGGCCGACGATGAGGATCACGAGGGTGCACGAAAAACGTTCGACGCGCTCGGAAGCCAGGAGCGCGATCACTACGACCAGGTGGTGGCCCTGCTCGAGGGTGACCACGATGCCGATGACGCGGCGGGCGGCCCGATGCACGAACGGCTTCGGTCGCTCGAGACTGCGACGGACCGCCTTGGCGGCGTCGTCGGTCGATCTCTGGTCAGCGATCGGATGCACCTGCAGGTGATAAACTTCTTCGTCAACGAAAGCGACGAGCGGCGTGCCGACGCGTTTCGAGATTTGCGGACCGAGACGGCGGCCCAGGGCGACCGAGCGAGTTCGTTACTCGAGGACGTCTGTGACGGTAGCGGAGACTGGAACCGAGCGCAGGAGAGGGCCGAGGACGTGATCGCCGTCGCCTACGAGTCGTATGCGGATTCGCTCGACGATCTGGGCCTCGATCCGAAGCCGATCTGTTGA